One window from the genome of Drosophila albomicans strain 15112-1751.03 chromosome 2L, ASM965048v2, whole genome shotgun sequence encodes:
- the LOC117564422 gene encoding epidermal growth factor-like protein: protein MRCNWSVLTALLTLTLALAEVTTATSTSAAEAELYGDIHVQGEFESLSQTRQRQQQQHLCQRELPAIFFQTLKNSPVRGNGSTIYYHRIEVCCDGYRPDPYSEHCVPDCGHSSPDNCRNGFCRAPGYCECFAEFVRNDQGACIHTCPIACQHGRCYLNGTCVCKPGYVLDAETRLFCRPECPTACGTHEECVAPGQCDCLTGYRRTAQLGCQPICAPDCGYGKCVAPNQCECFPGFIKRPQRNVCEAECYINCENGFCESRYKCHCREGYRYDVNTTSCLPECQDNCGQGNGVCMAPGVCRCFEGYELHGSSCVPKCERSCGEYGKCLAPNVCGCVPDNQLCQLGSCDANGHCQCPTGQVNFVGRCLQPQHIEHHLSSLDRRRERSEELKYEFNALIGRLFNLIWE, encoded by the exons ATGCGTTGTAATTGGAGTGTTTTAACAGCGCTGCTAACGTTGACGTTAGCTCTGGCAGAGGTAACGACAGCGACATCGACGTCAGCAGCCGAAGCGGAGCTCTATGGCGATATACACGTTCAGGGAGAGTTCGAATCACTCAGTCAAACACGacagcgccagcagcagcagcatctgtgCCAGCGTGAGTTGCC TGCAATCTTCTTTCAGACACTGAAGAATTCTCCTGTGCGTGGCAATGGCTCTACGATTTATTATCATCGCATTGAGGTCTGCTGTGATGGCTATCGCCCAGATCCGTATTCGGAGCATTGTGTGCCAGATTGTGGCCACAGCTCGCCAGACAACTGTCGCAATGGCTTCTGCCGTGCTCCCGGATATTGCGAGTGCTTCGCAGAGTTCGTGCGCAATGATCAGGGTGCATGCATTCACACCTGTCCCATCGCCTGTCAGCATGGACGATGCTATCTCAATGGCACCTGTGTTTGCAAGCCAGGCTATGTGCTCGATGCCGAGACGCGTCTCTTCTGTCGTCCCGAGTGTCCCACCGCCTGTGGCACACATGAGGAATGTGTGGCTCCTGGTCAATGCGATTGCCTGACTGGCTATCGTCGTACTGCGCAATTGGGCTGTCAACCGATCTGTGCCCCAGACTGTGGATACGGCAAATGTGTGGCACCCAATCAATGCGAATGCTTTCCCGGTTTTATAAAGCGACCTCAGCGCAATGTCTGCGAGGCCGAGTGTTACAT CAATTGCGAGAATGGTTTCTGCGAGTCACGCTACAAGTGCCATTGCCGAGAGGGTTATCGCTATGATGTCAACACCACCAGCTGCTTGCCCGAGTGCCAGGACAACTGTGGCCAGGGCAACGGAGTTTGCATGGCTCCTGGTGTCTGTCGCTGCTTCGAGGGCTACGAGCTGCACGGCAGCAGCTGTGTACCCAAGTGCGAGCG ATCTTGTGGCGAGTATGGCAAATGCCTGGCACCCAATGTGTGTGGCTGTGTTCCTGATAATCAGCTCTGTCAGCTGGGCAGCTGTGATGCCAATGGCCATTGCCAGTGTCCAACTGGACAAGTCAACTTCGTTGGTCGCTGTCTGCAGCCGCAGCACATTGAACATCATCTAAGTAGCTTGGATCGGCGGAGGGAGCGAAGTGAAGAACTGAAATACGAATTTAATGCACTGATTGGACGTctgtttaatttgatttgggAATGA